The nucleotide window GCCCCAGGTGGTCGCGTTCCTCGACGTGCAGCCGCTCGCCGACGGCCACGTGCTGGTCGTGCCACGCGCGCACGTCGAGCGCGTCGAGGACCTCGGGCCGGCGGAGGCGGACGCGCTCTTCCGCGCCGTGGTGCGCCTGGCCGGACCGGTGCGCGAGGCCCTCGGCGCCGCGGGCACGACCATCGGCGTCAACAACGGCGAGGCGACGGGGCAGACGATCCCCCACGTCCACGTCCACATCGTGCCGCGCTGGCCGAACGACGGCGCCGGGAGCGTGCACACGATCTTCCCGCGCAACGTGAAGCGGAAGCTCGCCGACGTGGGTGCGGCGATCCGGAAGGCGATCGGCTAGGCCCCCGGTCCGGCCGCCCTCGCGACCGCGGCCGATCCTCCACCGGCGACGGGATTGACCCAGCTCGCCGACCCGACTAGCTCGGAGCGAAGTGACGCGGCCGGACCCCACGGACGGTTTCCGCCGCGAGCGGCACCGCGGCTTCGCGCTCGACGTCGACGCCCTCGAGGAGCCGGCCGACGGCTTCGCGCAGTCGGTCGTGCGGGGCCTCTCCGACCATCCGCGCTGGCTCCACTGCCGCTGGCTCTACGACGATCGCGGCAGCGAGATCTTCGAGCGCATCTGCGAGCAGCCCGAGTACTACCAGACGCGCACCGAGGCGGCGTTGCTCGCCGAGCACGCGGCCCAGATCCGCCGCGCGGCCGCCGCGCCGACGGTCGTCGAGCTGGGCTCGGGCAGCTCGGTCAAGACGCGCCACCTGCTGCGCGCGTGGCCGGGCGGGCGCTACGTGCCGGTCGACATCAGCCTCGGCATGCTCCGGCAGTCGTGCGCGGCGCTCGCCGCGGAGCTCCCGCGGCTCGAGGTGCGCGGCATCGCGGCCTCCTACGAGCGCGCCTTCCCGCTCCTGCGCGAGCTCTCGCCGCTCGTGCTCGTCTTCCTGGGCAGCACGATCGGCAACCTGAAC belongs to Deltaproteobacteria bacterium and includes:
- a CDS encoding HIT family protein, with amino-acid sequence MECIFCRIVAGEIPAEVVTREPQVVAFLDVQPLADGHVLVVPRAHVERVEDLGPAEADALFRAVVRLAGPVREALGAAGTTIGVNNGEATGQTIPHVHVHIVPRWPNDGAGSVHTIFPRNVKRKLADVGAAIRKAIG